One genomic segment of Clostridium saccharoperbutylacetonicum N1-4(HMT) includes these proteins:
- a CDS encoding carbohydrate ABC transporter permease, protein MNMKWRRRIFGKVFPYAILSIIGVCFFLPLLWVIVASFDSSASQALQIPKNITLGNYIDVLKNQTNQRSFVIGLLISILQTVFVVVVSGLCAYPLSRYQMKHKKMFMYSVLFMTSLPITALMVPVYQLFITIKLYDNIFGVILFLTASALPYAIWMMKNFMDSVSIELEEAAWVDGAGVFTALRKIITPVMLPGIFTVAIYTFSGSWGNFFVPYILISTTEKYPASVMLYQFFGNHGMIAYGPLAAYSVLYAAPSILLYIISQKYMSKGFSMQGAAKG, encoded by the coding sequence ATGAATATGAAATGGAGAAGAAGAATTTTTGGAAAGGTATTTCCTTATGCAATTCTTAGTATAATTGGTGTTTGTTTTTTCCTTCCATTGCTATGGGTAATAGTAGCTTCATTTGATAGCAGTGCATCTCAGGCACTTCAGATACCAAAAAATATAACTTTGGGTAATTATATTGATGTATTGAAAAATCAAACTAATCAACGTTCGTTTGTTATAGGATTGTTAATCTCTATTTTACAAACAGTATTTGTTGTTGTCGTGTCAGGTTTGTGTGCATATCCACTTTCCAGATATCAGATGAAGCACAAAAAAATGTTTATGTATTCTGTACTTTTTATGACTTCACTTCCTATAACAGCATTAATGGTACCTGTTTATCAGCTTTTTATAACTATAAAGCTATATGATAATATCTTTGGAGTAATTTTATTCCTAACAGCTTCAGCACTACCTTATGCTATTTGGATGATGAAAAATTTCATGGATTCAGTTTCAATAGAGCTTGAAGAAGCAGCTTGGGTTGATGGAGCAGGTGTTTTTACAGCCTTAAGAAAAATTATTACACCTGTTATGCTTCCAGGAATTTTTACTGTAGCTATCTATACTTTTTCTGGCAGCTGGGGAAACTTCTTTGTTCCATACATCTTAATTAGTACTACTGAAAAATACCCAGCATCTGTTATGCTATATCAGTTTTTTGGAAATCATGGCATGATTGCTTATGGACCCTTAGCAGCATATTCCGTGCTTTATGCAGCACCATCTATACTGCTATATATAATTTCTCAAAAATATATGTCAAAAGGATTCAGCATGCAAGGTGCAGCTAAAGGATAA
- a CDS encoding carbohydrate ABC transporter permease, with product MSVAGVMSSLFNKKSKFGKYIFLLPAVSLLLLFFIFPIVLTVIFSFSNLSLTGSQAQDFKFIGLENYRQMLKDTQVFKSIVNTLVFLVCSSLIGQQVFGFLIAVLMKNKNTIFRRVVGSIVLSGWVMPEVVCALCMANFLNDAGTLNLIINAFGGTPVSWLFKYPMLSIVIANAWHGTAFSMLVYQAALDDVPTDIEEAAVVDGASNMAILFKIILPNIKGSIITNMMLNTLSTLGVFGLIYMMTGGGPGDSTTTLPLLMYNDAFGSFQIGYGTAISMILLTIGVILGVIYVKASKVKI from the coding sequence ATGAGTGTTGCTGGAGTTATGTCTTCGCTATTTAACAAAAAATCGAAATTTGGAAAATATATTTTTCTTTTGCCTGCAGTTTCACTTTTGTTATTATTTTTTATTTTTCCTATTGTATTAACTGTAATTTTTTCGTTTTCAAATTTGTCCTTGACAGGAAGTCAAGCTCAAGATTTTAAGTTTATAGGCTTAGAAAATTACAGACAGATGTTAAAGGATACTCAAGTATTTAAAAGTATAGTTAACACACTTGTTTTCTTAGTTTGCTCTTCTTTGATAGGACAACAGGTATTTGGGTTTCTTATTGCAGTTTTAATGAAAAATAAAAATACAATCTTCAGAAGAGTTGTAGGAAGTATCGTTCTTTCTGGTTGGGTTATGCCAGAAGTTGTTTGTGCACTTTGCATGGCTAACTTTTTAAATGATGCTGGTACTCTTAATTTAATAATTAATGCTTTTGGTGGTACACCAGTATCATGGCTTTTTAAATATCCTATGCTTAGTATTGTTATTGCTAATGCATGGCATGGTACAGCATTTTCAATGTTAGTATATCAAGCTGCCTTAGATGATGTTCCAACGGATATTGAAGAAGCAGCAGTAGTTGATGGTGCATCTAATATGGCCATTTTATTTAAAATAATTTTACCTAATATAAAAGGTTCTATTATAACTAATATGATGTTAAATACACTTTCTACTCTTGGTGTCTTTGGATTGATTTATATGATGACTGGTGGAGGGCCAGGAGATTCAACAACAACGCTTCCATTGCTAATGTATAATGATGCATTTGGTAGTTTTCAAATTGGTTATGGTACTGCAATATCAATGATACTTCTAACAATTGGTGTAATATTAGGTGTTATCTATGTAAAAGCATCTAAAGTAAAAATTTAA
- a CDS encoding glycoside hydrolase family 125 protein: MNISEIVLQYVDDIAEQLDTSFKKTFKNCYLSTLATTTSILEDGTTFILTGDIPAMWLRDSSAQVRHYLPLVNKDPQIARVVEGLIKRQIMYIGIDPYANAFNMEPNNHGMKEDLTLQNPWVWERKYEIDSLCYPIQLAYQYWKVSGSKEIFDEAFYKVMNTIINLWKVEQHHYEKSEYRFQRENCPDTDTLPNEGKGAPLDYTGMTWSGFRPSDDACTYGYNIPSNMFAVVVLKFMEEIAASIYKDKNLETRAIELRKEIEQGILSFGIIETEDFGKIYAFETDGMGNYNLMDDANVPNLLSIPYLGYASVDDEIYQNTRRFVLSNKNPYYYEGKYAKGVGSPHTPAGNIWPIGLMMQAMTSIDPQEISKLIQMIIETDDGKECMHESFNPNDPHDFTRSWFAWADSLFAELIIKVFVD, translated from the coding sequence TTGAATATATCAGAAATTGTTCTACAATATGTTGATGATATTGCAGAACAATTAGACACAAGTTTTAAGAAAACGTTTAAAAATTGTTATCTTAGTACACTTGCCACTACGACAAGTATTTTAGAAGATGGTACTACGTTTATTTTAACAGGAGATATTCCTGCTATGTGGTTAAGGGATTCTTCTGCTCAAGTAAGACACTATTTACCATTAGTCAATAAAGATCCTCAAATCGCACGAGTTGTTGAAGGGTTGATTAAACGGCAAATCATGTATATAGGGATTGATCCTTATGCAAATGCTTTCAATATGGAGCCAAACAATCATGGAATGAAGGAAGACTTAACTCTTCAAAACCCATGGGTATGGGAGAGAAAGTATGAGATAGACTCGCTTTGTTATCCAATTCAGCTTGCTTATCAATATTGGAAAGTTAGTGGTAGTAAAGAAATTTTTGATGAAGCTTTTTATAAAGTAATGAATACAATAATTAATTTATGGAAAGTTGAACAGCACCATTACGAAAAATCTGAGTATAGATTTCAAAGAGAAAATTGTCCAGATACAGATACTCTTCCAAACGAAGGAAAGGGAGCGCCACTTGATTATACAGGAATGACCTGGTCAGGCTTTAGACCAAGTGATGATGCTTGTACATATGGATATAATATTCCTTCAAATATGTTTGCAGTAGTTGTGCTTAAATTTATGGAGGAAATTGCAGCTTCAATTTATAAAGATAAGAATTTAGAGACTAGAGCCATAGAACTAAGAAAAGAAATTGAACAAGGAATACTTTCCTTTGGAATTATTGAAACAGAAGACTTTGGAAAAATATATGCTTTCGAAACTGATGGTATGGGTAATTATAATTTAATGGATGATGCAAATGTTCCAAATCTACTTTCTATTCCTTATTTAGGATATGCATCAGTAGATGATGAGATTTATCAAAATACACGTAGATTTGTTTTAAGCAACAAAAATCCATATTATTATGAAGGTAAATACGCTAAAGGGGTGGGAAGTCCTCATACTCCTGCTGGAAACATTTGGCCAATTGGTTTGATGATGCAGGCTATGACTTCAATTGATCCTCAGGAAATAAGTAAGCTTATTCAAATGATCATAGAAACAGATGATGGAAAAGAATGTATGCATGAGAGCTTTAATCCTAATGATCCTCATGATTTTACAAGAAGCTGGTTCGCTTGGGCAGATTCGCTTTTTGCTGAACTTATTATTAAAGTTTTTGTAGATTAA
- a CDS encoding AAA family ATPase, with translation MKYFNVTGLCIPEKHYMVDISSKVKKIIEMVDRGDYFTINRPRQFGKTTTFNELVEELNKKYIVIKTSFEGIGDDLFETEEKFCKEVFDIFASSLRFTNKELYTKLKYYADRTKNFKQLSNNITEIIEEYGKDMILVIDEVDKSSGNRIFMQFLGVLRNKYLAQNAKEDLTFKSVILGGVNDIKNIKLKIRDEKDRVFNSPWNIAADFKLDMSFSVEEIKTMLEEYVNETNIKMDIELLAKEIRSFTSGYPYLVSRLCKNIDEYLDKDWTLEGLTKAIKMTLNEHNTLFDDVIKNLENFEEIKAVVYEILVEGKQISYNSFAYEKGIMYGILAEHEGRLVIHNKLFETLLYDYLIAQRDARKMASRFTQIDKSEVLEDHKLDMEKLLLKFQEFMFEEYREEDEHFYETNGRLIFLAYLKPILNGKGFSFVEPQTRENKRMDIVITYGNEKHIVELKLWNGEAYRLKGLEQLSTYMEEQKVDKGYLLQFNFNKNKKYTKEWIEIKNKNIFEVIV, from the coding sequence TTGAAATATTTTAATGTAACAGGTCTTTGTATACCAGAAAAGCATTATATGGTTGATATAAGTTCAAAAGTTAAAAAAATTATTGAAATGGTAGATAGAGGAGATTATTTTACAATAAATAGGCCAAGACAATTTGGAAAAACAACTACATTTAATGAACTTGTAGAGGAATTAAATAAAAAATATATTGTTATTAAAACAAGTTTTGAAGGAATAGGTGATGATCTTTTTGAAACAGAAGAAAAATTTTGTAAAGAAGTATTTGATATTTTTGCAAGTAGTTTAAGGTTTACTAATAAAGAATTATATACAAAGTTAAAATACTACGCAGATAGAACTAAGAATTTTAAACAGTTATCAAATAATATTACTGAAATTATTGAAGAATACGGCAAAGATATGATTTTAGTTATAGATGAAGTAGATAAAAGTAGTGGCAACAGAATTTTTATGCAGTTTTTAGGCGTGCTTAGGAATAAATATTTGGCCCAAAATGCAAAGGAAGATCTTACATTTAAAAGTGTTATCTTAGGAGGAGTAAATGATATTAAAAATATAAAACTTAAAATAAGAGATGAAAAAGACAGGGTATTTAATTCACCTTGGAATATAGCAGCAGATTTTAAACTTGATATGTCCTTCTCAGTTGAAGAAATTAAAACTATGCTTGAAGAATATGTAAATGAAACAAATATTAAAATGGATATAGAGCTTTTAGCAAAGGAAATAAGGAGTTTTACTAGTGGTTATCCTTATTTAGTCAGCAGACTTTGTAAGAATATCGATGAATATTTAGATAAAGATTGGACTCTTGAAGGACTTACAAAAGCTATTAAAATGACTTTGAATGAGCATAATACGCTTTTTGATGATGTAATTAAAAATTTAGAAAATTTTGAAGAAATAAAAGCTGTAGTTTATGAAATCTTGGTTGAAGGAAAACAGATATCCTATAATTCTTTTGCATATGAAAAGGGAATAATGTATGGAATTCTTGCTGAACATGAAGGGCGCCTTGTCATTCATAATAAATTATTTGAAACATTGCTTTATGATTATCTTATTGCTCAAAGGGATGCACGTAAAATGGCATCAAGATTTACACAAATAGATAAATCTGAAGTTTTAGAAGACCATAAATTGGACATGGAAAAGCTTCTTTTAAAATTTCAGGAGTTTATGTTTGAAGAGTATAGAGAAGAAGATGAACATTTTTATGAAACCAATGGGAGATTAATATTTTTAGCTTATTTAAAGCCAATTTTAAATGGAAAAGGTTTCAGTTTTGTAGAACCACAAACAAGGGAAAATAAGAGAATGGATATAGTTATTACTTATGGAAATGAAAAACATATAGTAGAACTTAAGCTCTGGAATGGTGAGGCTTATAGATTAAAAGGTTTAGAGCAGCTTTCAACTTATATGGAGGAACAAAAGGTTGATAAAGGTTATCTGCTTCAATTCAATTTTAATAAAAATAAGAAATACACTAAAGAGTGGATTGAGATTAAGAATAAGAATATTTTTGAGGTGATTGTTTAA
- a CDS encoding alpha-mannosidase, translated as MFRKERIRILCNELKKLSSVTSFDITKWKKKEGFYLRPQDAEMDQTPWEEFDSKNMIWMGKDKHSWFTTEFTVPEEYSNKPVYLIIKTQIDEAEDMRNPQFLAFINDIPVQGVDMNHREILITESAKPKQKYKVDLQSYTGTLHVELLLIGHVTQVDEQILKLYHDFNVPLCIAEKLEDDNSAKMSLEVELEKAADLLDLRMPYSQSFYSSIKKTEEYLEKTVYGTLADHSEVIASCIGHTHIDVAWLWTVSQTREKVARSFSTVLKLMNEYPEYKFMSSQPQLYEFLKDRYPEIYGKLKEKVLEKRWEPEGGMWVEADCNLTSGESLVRQFIYGKKFFKEEFDVDSKILWLPDVFGYSAALPQIMKKCGIEYFMTTKIAWNEFNKFPYDTFWWHGIDGTPIFTHLITTKGIDQPKESFFTTYNGMLHPAALMGGWDRYQQKELNNDILVCYGYGDGGGGPTREMLENGRRLEKGIIGAPRVKQEFSKNYFDKIYKALADNPDVPEWIGELYLEYHRGTYTSMARNKRSNRKSEFALMDLEMLSVWAEKYGMPYPKEEIDSIWKTVLLNQFHDILPGSAIKEAYDVTKLEYEEIKNKVEALTNERLELIASKLGAGKEQIAVVNTLSFMRSDKILLEDFNKNATELISEAGDVFPVQKTQDGKLVAWVKDIPAKGLKLLKFNEGTNHESPFNITDGGIETPYYKVAIDSTGFFTSLLDKTSNREVLKAGEKGNVFRVYEDKPREFDNWNIDIYYNRKSWIADEVTRLEWIENGPVQAVLLTERNYCNSLIRQKVYFYANSNRIDFETYVDWKEHQQLMKVEFPIDVNANEATYDIQFGNLTRPTHGNTSWDKAKFEVCAHKWADISDGGYGVSLLNDCKYGYGIKNQLMTLSLIKSGIEPNLTTDQEEHCFTYSILPHKGNWKKGSTVKEAYMLNLPLLTSYPESSNEVENESTSLIELDAENIVLETIKKAEDGNGTIIRIYEFENKRTQVKACLDISCNKIIECNLLEEEILCIAENTNEFTFDIKPYEIKTFRIM; from the coding sequence ATGTTTAGAAAAGAACGTATTCGTATACTTTGCAATGAATTAAAAAAATTATCTTCTGTTACATCTTTTGATATAACTAAATGGAAGAAAAAAGAAGGCTTTTATCTTAGACCACAGGATGCTGAAATGGATCAAACTCCATGGGAGGAATTTGATAGTAAGAATATGATTTGGATGGGAAAAGATAAACATTCTTGGTTTACAACTGAATTTACTGTACCAGAAGAATATTCAAATAAACCAGTATATTTAATTATAAAAACACAAATTGATGAAGCAGAGGATATGAGAAATCCTCAATTTTTAGCATTTATAAACGATATTCCTGTCCAAGGTGTAGATATGAACCACAGGGAAATACTAATTACTGAAAGTGCAAAGCCCAAACAAAAGTATAAAGTTGATTTACAATCTTATACTGGAACCCTACACGTTGAACTATTGCTTATAGGACATGTTACTCAAGTTGATGAGCAGATATTAAAATTATATCATGATTTTAATGTACCTTTATGTATAGCTGAAAAGCTTGAAGATGATAATAGTGCAAAAATGTCTCTTGAGGTTGAGCTTGAGAAGGCTGCTGATTTATTAGATCTTCGTATGCCATATTCACAGTCTTTTTATTCCTCTATTAAGAAAACTGAAGAATATCTTGAGAAAACTGTATATGGTACACTTGCTGATCATAGTGAAGTGATAGCTAGTTGTATTGGGCATACTCATATAGATGTAGCTTGGTTGTGGACAGTAAGTCAAACTAGAGAAAAGGTTGCTAGAAGTTTTTCAACTGTTTTAAAATTAATGAATGAGTATCCGGAGTATAAATTTATGTCAAGTCAACCTCAATTATATGAATTTTTAAAAGATCGTTATCCAGAAATTTATGGAAAGTTAAAAGAGAAAGTATTAGAAAAGCGATGGGAACCTGAAGGTGGAATGTGGGTTGAAGCAGATTGTAACTTAACGTCTGGGGAATCTCTAGTTAGACAGTTTATCTATGGAAAGAAATTTTTTAAAGAAGAATTTGATGTAGATAGCAAAATTCTTTGGCTCCCAGATGTATTTGGATATTCAGCTGCATTACCTCAAATTATGAAAAAATGTGGAATAGAATATTTTATGACTACTAAAATTGCGTGGAATGAATTTAATAAATTTCCTTATGATACATTTTGGTGGCATGGCATTGATGGTACACCTATATTTACACATTTGATTACAACAAAAGGTATAGATCAACCTAAAGAAAGCTTTTTTACAACTTATAATGGTATGTTACACCCAGCAGCTTTAATGGGTGGCTGGGACAGATATCAACAAAAAGAGTTAAATAATGATATTCTTGTATGTTATGGTTATGGAGATGGTGGCGGTGGACCAACTCGTGAAATGCTTGAAAATGGTCGAAGATTGGAAAAAGGAATTATTGGCGCACCAAGAGTTAAACAGGAATTCTCAAAAAATTATTTTGACAAGATTTATAAAGCTTTAGCTGATAATCCTGATGTGCCAGAGTGGATTGGAGAACTTTATCTAGAGTATCATAGAGGGACTTATACCTCAATGGCTAGAAATAAACGCAGTAACCGTAAGAGTGAATTTGCACTAATGGATTTAGAAATGCTTTCAGTTTGGGCTGAAAAATATGGTATGCCTTATCCTAAAGAAGAAATTGATTCAATATGGAAGACAGTTTTACTTAATCAGTTCCATGATATTCTGCCCGGTTCAGCAATTAAGGAAGCCTATGATGTTACAAAGTTAGAATATGAAGAAATTAAAAATAAAGTTGAAGCTTTAACTAATGAGAGGTTAGAGTTAATTGCTTCAAAATTAGGAGCAGGTAAAGAACAAATTGCTGTTGTTAATACTTTGTCCTTTATGCGTAGTGATAAAATTTTGCTAGAAGATTTTAATAAGAATGCAACTGAATTAATAAGTGAAGCTGGTGATGTTTTCCCAGTACAAAAAACTCAAGATGGTAAGCTGGTGGCATGGGTTAAAGACATTCCAGCAAAGGGGCTTAAGTTGCTTAAATTTAATGAGGGTACAAATCATGAAAGTCCATTTAACATTACTGATGGAGGAATAGAAACGCCTTATTATAAAGTAGCTATAGATTCTACAGGTTTCTTTACATCACTTCTTGATAAAACTTCCAACCGTGAAGTTTTAAAAGCTGGAGAAAAGGGAAATGTATTTAGAGTTTATGAGGATAAACCAAGAGAATTTGATAACTGGAATATTGATATTTATTATAATAGAAAATCATGGATTGCAGATGAAGTTACAAGGCTGGAATGGATAGAAAATGGTCCTGTCCAAGCAGTTTTACTAACTGAAAGGAACTATTGCAATTCATTAATAAGGCAAAAAGTTTATTTTTATGCTAACTCTAATAGAATTGACTTTGAAACTTATGTAGATTGGAAAGAGCATCAGCAGCTTATGAAGGTTGAATTCCCAATAGATGTCAATGCTAATGAAGCAACCTATGATATTCAATTTGGAAATTTGACAAGGCCAACTCATGGTAATACCAGCTGGGATAAAGCAAAATTTGAGGTATGTGCACATAAATGGGCAGATATATCCGATGGTGGGTATGGTGTAAGCCTTTTAAATGACTGTAAATATGGCTATGGCATAAAAAATCAGCTTATGACCTTATCACTTATAAAATCAGGAATAGAACCTAATTTAACAACTGACCAAGAAGAACATTGTTTTACGTATTCAATATTACCACATAAGGGAAATTGGAAAAAAGGTTCTACTGTAAAGGAAGCTTATATGCTAAATCTTCCTCTTTTGACCAGCTATCCAGAGAGCAGCAATGAAGTGGAAAATGAAAGTACAAGCCTCATTGAGTTGGATGCTGAAAATATAGTTCTTGAAACTATAAAGAAAGCAGAAGATGGGAATGGTACTATTATTAGAATTTATGAATTTGAAAATAAACGTACACAAGTGAAAGCATGTCTAGATATAAGTTGTAACAAAATAATAGAATGTAACTTACTTGAAGAAGAAATTTTATGCATTGCTGAAAATACAAATGAATTTACCTTTGATATTAAGCCTTATGAAATCAAGACTTTCAGAATAATGTAG
- a CDS encoding ABC transporter substrate-binding protein — protein MLSRKMLKKISLLVTGIIMTSSLVACGSSSDKAASSNQSSDGAITLKFTYRDDGSDTYKKWIEEVNKKYNNPKVKVVAAPITASEGDYFTKIALALKSGENCPDIVTEDTFMLNSDASAGYLEDLTSQLNSWSDWTSQFNEPLKKGVTASDGKVYAVPYSTDSRGLWYNKEVFKKAGLTENWQPKTWDEILQACATIKEKCPDVVPFWMNSGKATGEATSMQTYEMLLYGAGGTLYDSDSKKWVVKSNEMTEALNFVDTIYQKGYGPSLSLVLNGEAGNTFARQYMPKDKVGIGLDGYWTSGNWAKGGPAEWADYTNKVGFAPMPTSKGQEPKTVTMAGGWSLAIPKQSKNKDAAMEFVKFAMNKENMLSLDKAAGFLTTRKDVAEDKDFMAIPFNQQANDMLKNAIFRPAVDKYPSVSTEIQSMVEAVASGTKPADAIAKYAQNVTRIAGDDKVTDK, from the coding sequence ATGTTAAGTAGAAAAATGTTAAAAAAGATTTCGTTATTAGTAACAGGTATTATAATGACAAGTTCTTTGGTTGCGTGTGGAAGCTCAAGTGACAAAGCTGCTAGTTCAAATCAATCATCAGATGGAGCTATAACACTTAAATTTACTTACAGAGATGATGGTTCTGACACTTATAAAAAATGGATTGAAGAAGTTAATAAAAAATATAACAATCCTAAGGTTAAGGTTGTTGCTGCACCAATCACTGCATCAGAAGGTGATTATTTTACCAAAATTGCATTAGCATTAAAATCTGGTGAAAATTGCCCTGATATTGTAACAGAAGATACCTTTATGTTAAATTCAGATGCAAGTGCTGGATATTTAGAAGATCTAACCTCTCAATTAAATAGTTGGTCAGATTGGACAAGCCAATTTAATGAGCCTTTAAAGAAAGGTGTTACTGCCTCAGATGGAAAGGTTTACGCTGTACCATATAGCACGGATTCAAGAGGACTTTGGTACAATAAAGAAGTCTTTAAAAAAGCAGGATTGACTGAAAACTGGCAACCAAAAACATGGGATGAGATTTTACAAGCATGTGCAACAATTAAAGAAAAGTGCCCAGATGTAGTTCCATTCTGGATGAATTCAGGAAAAGCTACTGGCGAAGCTACAAGTATGCAGACTTATGAAATGCTTCTTTATGGTGCTGGTGGTACACTTTATGATTCAGACAGCAAAAAATGGGTTGTAAAGAGTAATGAAATGACAGAGGCACTTAACTTTGTTGATACAATTTATCAAAAGGGATATGGTCCATCTCTTTCTCTAGTTCTTAATGGAGAAGCAGGAAACACTTTTGCACGTCAGTATATGCCTAAGGATAAAGTTGGTATTGGTTTAGATGGATATTGGACTTCAGGTAACTGGGCAAAGGGTGGCCCTGCTGAATGGGCAGATTATACTAATAAAGTCGGATTTGCACCTATGCCTACAAGTAAAGGACAAGAACCAAAAACTGTAACTATGGCAGGTGGATGGTCACTTGCAATTCCTAAACAAAGTAAAAACAAAGATGCAGCTATGGAATTTGTAAAATTTGCTATGAATAAAGAAAATATGCTTTCATTAGATAAAGCAGCAGGCTTCCTCACTACTCGTAAAGATGTAGCAGAAGATAAGGATTTTATGGCTATACCATTTAATCAACAAGCTAATGATATGTTAAAAAATGCAATATTTAGACCAGCAGTAGATAAATATCCTTCAGTATCAACTGAAATTCAATCAATGGTTGAAGCAGTTGCATCTGGAACAAAACCAGCTGATGCTATAGCAAAATATGCACAAAATGTAACGAGAATCGCTGGAGATGATAAGGTGACTGATAAATAA
- a CDS encoding ROK family protein translates to MNKVGIDIGGTQLRCAIFDEGGQLIKKVKFNNEVALGCTANLDKLIDFINEEKNNYQFNGIGIGCPGPLDIRKGKILNPVNLVGWNNFEIVKYFEEKTLLKTKLNNDANVAGLAEAIYGAGKGYEAVFFITISTGVGGAYILENKIIAGANSAAAEINNIIINEDKYSHNGLNAGGLEGQCSGTNIARIASEKLNRKLNAEEVFELHYSKNEVAIQVVEDFCENMAKGIANICAVVDPDIFVIGGSVAIHNPKIIDLIKENTKSKVFYPENLKIELAKFQDDAGLIGASQLI, encoded by the coding sequence ATGAATAAAGTAGGAATAGATATTGGAGGCACTCAATTAAGATGTGCTATCTTTGACGAAGGTGGACAGCTTATCAAAAAAGTGAAATTTAATAATGAAGTGGCTCTTGGATGTACTGCAAATTTGGATAAATTAATAGATTTCATTAATGAAGAAAAAAACAATTATCAATTTAATGGAATCGGAATTGGTTGTCCAGGTCCATTAGATATTAGAAAAGGCAAAATTCTAAATCCTGTGAATTTAGTTGGATGGAATAATTTTGAAATAGTAAAATACTTTGAAGAAAAAACGCTTTTAAAAACAAAGCTTAATAATGATGCTAATGTTGCGGGATTAGCTGAAGCTATTTATGGAGCTGGGAAAGGCTACGAAGCAGTATTTTTCATTACAATTTCAACTGGAGTAGGCGGCGCATATATACTTGAAAATAAAATAATAGCAGGAGCTAATTCAGCGGCTGCTGAAATTAACAATATTATTATTAATGAAGATAAATATTCTCACAATGGTTTAAATGCAGGAGGATTAGAAGGTCAATGCAGTGGTACTAATATTGCAAGAATCGCCAGTGAAAAATTAAATAGAAAGTTAAATGCTGAAGAGGTTTTTGAATTGCATTATTCAAAGAATGAGGTGGCTATACAAGTTGTAGAAGATTTTTGTGAAAATATGGCTAAGGGAATTGCTAATATATGTGCAGTAGTTGATCCAGATATTTTTGTAATAGGAGGCTCTGTTGCAATTCATAATCCTAAAATAATTGACCTTATAAAAGAAAATACTAAGTCCAAGGTTTTTTACCCTGAAAATTTAAAAATAGAATTAGCTAAATTCCAAGATGATGCCGGTTTAATAGGAGCTTCACAATTAATTTAA